The Pasteuria penetrans genome segment CTCGATTTTCGGCTGATGGCTGGATTGTATCCCAGAAACCTTCTTCTCCCCACGCGGGTTACGGCCTGACGCGGGCAAAACGTGAACCCCAGGAAGTCAAAGGATGTTCCTTTGTGCTTCCCCGTCTTCCAGCCGTCCTTGCAGTAGAAGATTTTGGTTTTTCTCGGATGCAGCTCCAAACCACACTGTGCCATTCTCTGTTGCAATTCTTTCAGAAGATTTTCAGCTTGGGCTTGATTTTCACAATGAAGGATCACGTCATCCACATATCTTTCAAACTCAATATCTGGATGATGTTCCTGCAACCATCGATCTAGGGCATAGTGCAGGAACAAATTGGCCAGTAGGGGACTTATTACACCCCCTTGTGGTGTGCCCTTAGTCCTTTCTTCGATAGTTCCATCGGGTAGTTGCACCGGGGCTTTTAGCCATCTCTCACAATAACGGAGCATTCTTTTATCAATGCCACAATGCTCCAATGCTCTGATGAGCAGGTCATGCGGTATATTGTCAAAGAATCCCTTTATGTCAAGATCAATCCCCCAGGCATATTTCCAGCAGCGTCTCCTATTCTTATCTACCGCCTCCAAGGCAGATTTCCCCGGGCGACATCCGTAAGAATCGGAAACAAAGCGTGGTTCCAGAAGGGGTTCGAGTCGGTTCCTAACTACCGTCTGGGCTATCCTATCTCCTATTGTGGGTATTCCGAGAGGTCTCTTCCCACCGTCTGGCTTCGGGATTTCCACCCTTCGGACCTTGGGCGGGAAATAAGACCCTGCATTCATTCGGTTCCATATCTTGTATAGGTTTTGCTTTATCTTGGTTTCAAATTTGGCAATAGATACCTTATCTATCCCATATGTTCCACCATTGTGCTTAACCTGGAACCATGCATCTAGTACCTCCTGCTTTCTGATATCGCCCCTGGACGGGTTACGATCTGATGTTGCCTGATCCAACTTCCGATCATCTCCTTATTCCAGATTGTGCGTTGGCTGGTTCAGGCTGGACAATTCAACCCCTTCGCTCCACCCTCATTACAAGGGTTTCTTCACTACTATGAGTTGATCCGACTCTGTTCACGGAGGCCTTGGTATATCCTTAGCCCTTTACACCTGGCTAAGGCCAGGTGTCCGTGCGACAGTCTCTCGTGGTTCCCTATGAGGGCCTAAATCAGGTTCATTCCATCTGTGCACCGGATGCCGCCAGGACAGTAGGTGGTTCGCCCTCCATGGCTTCGTTCCAAGGATAGGTTCCGATACCCTTGTTTCGACATCGACTGCGCCTTTCGGTGCTTTCCCCCAATGGTTCGCTTTACTAATCTCCCTGATTCACACCTGACAGGATTCTTTCGTCCTGCCTTTTCCCAGAACGCTCACCACCGTTGCTCTTTACAACAGCAGCACTGGGTGGTTTGAAACCTGCCTACCACCAGCCGATTTCGGGGGGCCCCTCCCCCATCCCTCATAGAGCACGACACGACGCACAGAACCACACGTAATACTCTCGCATTATGCGGCTCTTATTGCCCCATCTTTGCTTCTAATACGTGGGGGACGGTCAGATCTTTCTGTACGGAACCTCCATACGTCAAAAACCCGCTCCAGTAAGGAGCAGGGTTTTATTTGTTTAAAAATGTTAATTGGGAATCCAACCCGAACCCTTGTATCTATCTTTCTCTATACCTTTCAGGCCTCATTGGGTATGATTTAATATATATTCATAAATTCATTTATAGGTGCTACCGCGAAAAAGGTATCAAACTTATTAAAATATTTTTGTAGATTAAATGATGTGTTCAGTAAATGTTTATATTGTTAATGGATATAAAAACAGTCTGCTTGGGTATTTCCGGCGTAAGTTCTTTGGGGTGGAAAGGTACCCCTTTCTAGGGGGATTGCACCTGAAAATTTCGTGCAATCGGTTATTTTTTGTTGAACCACCGAAATCACCGTGGAATCATAGGATCCGGTTCCTATCTCGCCCCTTTTGCGCACACCAAAGAAACCGACATAAAGTCGAATTTTATTTTTTATTTAAATAGTATTATATATTAAACCCTATGTAGTTATGGGTGATCTTATCCTTATCTTCCTGATCTTCTTTTGAAGATAACGAACGGCCTGGGATAAATTATAAGCAGATCCTTTTGCCATCATGGCCCGTGCCACCCTCGTCTTACCACGCACCTTCATTTTGGCCGCCTGAAAACGGTTCTTCATAGAAGAACAAACCCCCTCCACAGCCGCACGACGATTCCCCTTCTCTTTGTACCCCGGTTGCTCCATTTTGTCTCGTTGTTCCGCCGTTGAATAGGACTGATCTGTGGTGCGCAGGACTCTTTCCCCCCTCTTCAGAGGTTTGGCTGCACATTGCTCGGCAAATTTACATCCCCCGCAGGTCCCCTCATGGAAGCGGGCCACTATCTTACCCTTGCCCTTCTCTCCGGGTTGGTACGTGGATGAGTCGGGGGTCTTGCCACCAGGACACTGATGGATCTTTCCATCCTTCCCCCTCTTGAACCCGCTTACCCTTTTTTTACTGGGATTTTCCTTTCTTCCCATCCTATCGGTTGGGTGTATATCGATAGTACGTTCTTTAGCCGCCTCCCTTACCTCATGGCAGTTGTACCCTCCGTCGAAATACAAGGTCTTGTTGTCCCCTGGTGCATGGTTGGATATATAGTCAACTCCAAAATCCTTATCGGAATGAAGTGCCCCTTGGGTATTCACATGGGTGAGTATACTCAATCTCTTCACCTCATCACGGGCCTCGACAAGGTTACAAACATACCCTCTACACAATTGCTTACCCTTGATACGACATTGGGCGTCTGGATCAAAGGGGCTTTGCAGACTGCCTGATGGCGAGGTGGAACGCACCATGAGTCTCTTTTGCCCTTCCTGTTCAACTCCCTCTGTCTGCTCTCCTATCACCCTTTGCAACAGTATATGGACTGGGGCGGATTGAAACTCCTTGTACTGGTTCCCAAAGTGTTTGAGGGCTAGGCAAATCTCTAGCAGTGTTGCCCTCCGTTTCATCTTGTCCGTTGGGTGATTCGCTGGTAGAAGGAGGAGGGACCTATAAGAATGGGCCTGGGCTTCGTTCACATCGGCCATCCCGCAATCTGGTTGCAAGAAGATCTCCCATTCGGAAGGAAGAGGTAGGGCAAGTTTGGCCATCGTACGAACCGAAATCCTAATCACCAAGAAAATCAACATATTGCGGCTCAGTTTCCTGATACAGCTGTCGATAAGGGTTGAATCCATCCGATAAATACTGGGATCCATGCCCACGATCCCCATCAAAAATTGGGTGAAGTCGGAGTAGAACTGTTCCTTCACATTATAGCCTTCGGTTTCCTCATAGACATTGAGGCGATTTCGACTCTCATATAGTGTTCTTTCACCCATAAGTGGTCTACCTTCTTTACCACCCAATGCCTTAAAGAGAGGGCCTTCGCGTGGAATTTGAATGATCAGCATACGGTCGCTACACCGTAAAAACTCCTTGATTATGTAGAAAATCAATGGTATGAGTATATGTATGCATGGCCTCCCAATGGTATTGTGGTAACCACTGTATCTCTTCCTATATAAGGATGCATATTCGGTGAAGAACAGGCCAAGGAGGATGAAAACAAATTCTATATCAGAAGGTTGATTCGTACCCACCAGGGATAATAGACGATTCTGCAAGTAAGTTTCCCTTTGTTCTATTTCCTCTGTTTCGTAGTCATTGGGTATTGTGTTACAACGTTGGGAAGCCATCTGTCCTCTAGTCTCCTTATATTTTTTTATTTTGATAAGGAAGATTATACAACAAGGATAGATGGCTTTTCCATATCTCTTACCATGTTTTTTAACTAACAAGATTTAATTACCATGGTTTGATACATAATAATATAAATAAACTGTTTATTATGAAATATCGTGCTGATCCATTTCCTGGGGATGCATTGAATGAAAGAGCAAGTACTATCAAATAACATTACTATATTTATTAAATTTTATTATAGGTCGGGGAGGGAACCAAATTTTGGAAACCAATGCTCTGGGTGGTACTTGTCGGATCGTTCTTTTCTGCGGTAGCACCATTCTTAATAAACAATATTACCGATTGGAAAACACCCCCGGGGCGATTTGCGGGCAAGGATCAGGAATTCAAAGTTAATTTGAGAGGGTAACAGGGTATCAATCTAAAAATTTAAATTTTTAAAAAATATTGTGAGAATTTTTCGTCTTCATTCGTACCCCCTCACTCAAGTAATCCCCTTATTTTTTGGTACATTTTGTTAAATTTTGATGGTGGACGACTTGTTGCTACAGTGGATTCATTCCCTTGTGATCGTTGATCTCCTGCTTGTGTACCCATCGCTTGCATGTTATTCGGTTGTTCTCGACCCCCCATCTGCTGGTCGATTTTTTGCTGTTGTCTCTCGTGTTTTTCTCTCATTTGGTTGAGTACTAGTAAACGATATTTCTGTAAGGGGTAGTTATCCCCCCCAAGTTCCCCTGTTTTGTATTTTCCTTCTAGATCCTTAATTTTATCTACTTCCTTTTCATGGTCCAGCCATAAGCTTGTTAGTCGGTCTTTATCTAGCTCCCTAATAGGCCCCTTCACAGGATGCTGCTGGTGGATGGCTTCTACCCCCCGCATCCCCTTTTGGAGGAGCTTTCTTTCGCCATCATTGAGGGGTTTTCGGTTATCGCCTGCTTTTTCCTCGATCTTGCCTATAAATTTGTTGAGCTTTTCCATTTGATATCCGAGATCCTGTAAACGGGCCTTATGCAATGGGGGATTTTTACGGAGTTCCTGGTCCTCTGAATTTTTTTTCATTTCCTCCCTGAGCCTTTCCCGTTGTCCATAATGGGTTTGTAATATATCTCTTCTTTTTAGATTTAGAATATGATCCATCATGGAAAGAGGCGCGGAGGAGGAGGGATGCTGGTATTGTGGCCCTGTTGTAGCACTACCCTTGTGTGGAGGCACCGGCGGTGGAGTTGTATGATGGCCCACAGAGTTCGAGGGAAGAGGAGGTAGAGGGGAAGAGGGGTTTGGGTACTGTGGCCTCATTGCAGCACTGCCCTTGTGTGGAGGCACCGGCGGTGGAGTTGTATGATGGCCCACAGAGTTCGAGGGAAGAGGAGGTAGAGGGGAAGAGGGGTTTGGGTACTGTGGCCTCATTGCGGCACTGCCCTTGTGTGGCGGCACCGGCGGTGGAGTTGTATGATGGCCCACAGAGTTCGAGGGAAGGGAAGGTAGAGGGGAAGAGGGGTTTGGGTACTGTGGCCTCATTGCGGCACTGCCCTTGTGTGGCGGCACCGGCGGTGGAGTTGTATGATGGCCCACAGAGTTCGAGGGAAGAGGAGGTAGAGGGGAAGAGGGGTTTGGGTACTGTGGCCTCATTGCGGCACTGCCCTTGTGTGGCGGCACCGGCGGTGGAGTTGTATGATGGCCCACAGAGTTCGAGGGAAGAGGAGGTAGAGGGGAAGAGGGGTTTGGGTACTGTGGCCTCATTGCGGCACTGCCCTTGTGTGGCGGCACCGGCGGTGGAGTTGTATGGCCCACGTTTCCATGTGTTGTTGGACCTGATGGAATCGAACCCCAATTGTCATTAAGAATATCGTTGAGAAGATTTTCGTCCGGGGGAGGTATAGGGGAAGAAAAGTGTGGGTATTGTGGCCTCGTTGTGGCGCTGCTCTTGTTTTGATGATGAGAAGGCGCAGCGTTTAAGCTCGTAGGGATTCCCAAATAACACCCTAAAGGGGGAAAAAGAAGAGGGGTTACAAAAAATGCTGCCTTTATTTCTTTCCTCATTATCATCACCCTGATATTGTATATATTTTTTTATTTTTTTGTATTTTATATTTTATTAATTGCATGTTATTATTATTAATAATACTAACTTTAGAAAATATATAGTATTGGATTTGATCTATATAGCCATACCTACTACTCGCCTATTCCCAACCTACAAATAGAAAATAATGAATTCTAACTAGCCCTGGGGGACAACAAGTATAAGCAACTCTCGGATGGAGCACCCGGTTTTTATTCTAAGCACCCTCAATATTTTTAGAAGGTATTATTGTTTTTCCCGACGGATACTTGGGGTTATTATATTCCCATGCGAGGCAGTTCACCGTATCTAAGAGTGGATGATGAAGATGCGGGGTACATGGGAAAACAGGGGATAGATTGCCTCACTAATGGTTGGCGGCCTACCACCTTGGATGGCTTCTTTCTCCTTGTGCACTACCGAAGGAGTCGGCCCGCGAACTTGCCTATAATAGATTAGGATTACATTTTTGCCCGCAATTCCGGTAGGAAATTTCCTGTTCGGACTGCCCCGGAAGATTACGGAACCCAACGGACGTAGGACATTAAACTAGCGATAGTAGGTTCCCGGAAATCCATACATAGATGGAATTGCCCATAACGAATAGCACCAGGATGGGTAACCACAGAGAATTCCTTGTAAATTTCTATAATTAAAAATAAAAATGGAAAATTGACTTGTTCCGCGAAATTAATATTTAAATATTATTAATACATGCTAATTATAGCACACGATTCTCTATGTAGGAAAGAACCTATTTATGTAATCTTCTTATATTTTTGTTATTTTGATAAGGAAATTATACAACAATGGAGGATGTATTTTCTATTATATCCTAACCAGTTTTCAAACCAATAAAATGTAATTCCCATTAGTTGGTACATAATAATCTGAATAAAATGTTCATTATGAAACACCGTGCTGATCTATTTCCCGAAACAGTGTTCGCATTCAACACATTTTGTACTACAGAATCGGTCAGTCAGGATGCGTTCGAACCTAGTGCAAAGATTTCTCGAAACTCCCATTCACCGCGGGTTTACATAACAATACCCCTTCCCTAGTTCTACGGATACCCATGACAACCTCGTACAGGCCACACAAAGAGGGTACCCCCTTCTGTCCGATGGATAACATTTATAACCCATGGGACCCGAAATCCCCTGGAATCCACAGAAGGCGGCTCTAGAGCAGGATCATCCCCCCTTATCATGAAATGGGGCCCTCCTATCAGAAAGAATTCGCAGAAAAATTTGGAAAGCCCTTAACCAGGAGATGGATCCTAGGACGACCATGGGAATCATGAATACCCCTCTTCTGTGCCTCGTACCATGGGAGGGGACGTTTCGGAAGAGTCCAGATTACGATTCATCTCCGCAAATACAACAGAAAGCACCGAGAAAAAGCCATGCAAGAGGCAGGTCTATTATATTAGAATATTCTGAACAATCATAGGAAACGCCTGGTCTATATTTTCATTTCATAATAATAATATTTTATTATCCCCGAAAAATGCAAGGGGACGTTCCCCCGAAGAACCAAAAGCCCCCGGAGGACACACACAGGCTCAGATGATGCCAGAAAGCTAACGTTTGAGACGAAAGGGAACTGTGGTAATGACAACATCTTTATATCTGAGTAGGAAAAAGCGGAGCAACAGGGCCGATTGATTATGAAGAATGCGGTGCCACCACTTCACGGGAATGAATTCAGCAACCAAAACTGTAATTCTCCGTTTCCTCTTTCTACCCTCATTTCTGCCCCCACTCTGACTTACATGATCCACAAAACGAAGCAGGGGATTGATCATACTACGGTAGCGGGAATGAATCACTACCAACCGAATATCGGAATACTGATTCTGCCACTCCTTCTCTAATTCTCTCCCCTTCTCCTCATCAAAGGAAATATGAACAGCTACCAATTGCCCACTCAAACTTCGAACATAGGCGATAGTATTCCTCACTACACGATTGATACCGCTCACGGGAATGATAATCAGATGTTCATCCGGATTTATGGCATCCTCCCCAGGACCCAGGCGTAACTGCTCAGCCACATCATCATAATGGCAGCGAACACGGTAAAACGCTAGAGTCAACAGGGGAAGAAAAATGAGAACAAGCCAAGCCCCTTGATCGAATTTGGTAATTGCACAAATGGAAAGGACAACAAATGTCACGATCCCCCCCAAAGCATTGAGAAAACACCGGGGCAACCAACCGCGGGGGCGTAGGGAATACCAACGTTTGACCATACCCATTTGTGATAGCGTAAATGAGAGAAACACGCCAATCGAATAGAGGGGAACAAGCTTATGCAAATCCCCACGAAAGAGAACCACTAAGGCAATGGCCGCAAGGGCCAACACAATGATCCCATTGGAGAAATTGAGACGGTCCCCCCGTAGGGCAAAGATTCTTGGCATAAAGCCGTCCTTAGCCATGATACCTGAGAGCACGGGAAAAGAAGAGAAAGCCGTATTCGCGGCAAGAATCAAAATTAGAGCGGTAGCAGCCTGGATACTATAATAAACGACCCCACGACCAAAGATTCGCTCATTGAGCTGCGAAAGTAGGGTAGTTTCCCCACCGCTCTCTGGTATAATTCTATAGGAAAAAACGAGGAGAGAAATACCCAGCAACAAAGAACCCAACAATAATCCTAAAATGGCCAACGTCCTAGCAGCACGCTTGGACTGCGGGGGATGGAAAGTAGATGTCGCGTTGGCCACCGCCTCTATTCCCGTAAGGGCAGAACAACCTGAAGCAAAGGCCCTGAGAAGTAGGAACCAGATCACCCCTGTTGAATGGGGATCAGGGGGTGCAGGGACAGGCAGCACGCCCTCTCCATCACCCATAGCCTGCCAGAAACCTGACCCAACCATAACCACCATAGCGGTGACAAAGAAATATGTGGGAAAGGCAAAAATCGTACCTGATTCACGTAAACCACGCAGGTTGAGAACCATCACAAACAGAATGAAGAAGGAGGCAATGGGAACCCTACAGGGCTGTAGATCAAAATAGGGCTGCAGAGCTGCAATGATGGCATCCGTACCCGATGTGACACTAACCGCACAAGTAAGAATATAGTCGATCTGTAGGGCAGCACCGGCCACCAAACCCGACTTCCAACCCAAATTCTCCTTAGCAACGACATAGGCCCCCCCCCCCATTAGGGTACTGATGCACAACCTGTCGATAGGAAAGGATCAACAAAGCCAATAACAGAACAATAGGAATCGTCAAATAGGGGGAGAGGCTCAAACCGATAAAACCCAGGGGAGCGAGAATATGCAACAGTTCGTGGGTTCCATAAGCTAAGGAGGATAATGCGTCCGATGCGAGGATCGGTAAAGCCTTCCAGATCGGCAATCGCTCATCCTGAAGCTGTGTAGTACGCAAAGGCCTGCCGATCAAGACACGCTTTAACCCGGAGAACATGTCTGCACCCTTTCAACCGAAATGTTATGGGCTTCACTGTTAGATACAACCATACGGACCAGGATACAGGAAAACACACCTACTCCTGGTAGTGTTCGCAAGTCTCCCATAGGGCCACCACCAATTCAGCAGCCTTATTCAACTCCCGCAGGGAAATTCTCTCTTTGGTAGTATGCACGTCCTCGTACCCAATCCCTAAGTTCACCGTCGGGATCCGGTAGCTTGTCAATACATTAGCATCACTAGCTCCACCACTACGTACATACTTTGGCGTACGACCTATACAGCGCACAGCTCTGGTAGCATGCAACACTACAGGTTCTTCCCTCGTTCGGTTGAAACTGGCATAGGGTCTTTCTACGGTAATAGCTACCTCCCCACCATAAGTGGCTGCCGTCCGAACGAAAATCCTCTCCATATGATCCACCTGCGTGTTAAGCTTAGCCTCATTGCAACTACGTGCCTCCGCCAGAATTTCCACATGATCGGGAATGATATTGGAAGCAACGCCGCCTTGAAAGCGCCCGATATTGGCCGTGGTCTCCGCATCAATACGGCCTAGCCGCATATGCGAAATGGCACGGCTGGCGATTCGGATTGCACTAATGCCCTTCTCAGGCATCAGACCTGCATGAGCGGAACGACCATAAATTGTTGTCTGTAGCACTGCTTGCGCGGGAGCCGATACCACAATCGATCCCACATCCCCATCACAATCCAGCACAAAACCGTAGGGGGAACGTAGGCAGGAGGAATCAATATTACGCATACCCACCAAACCTGCCTCCTCGCCTACTGTCAATACGATTTCGAGAGGAGGTAATGTGCGTCCCTTCTCCTGCCAAACCTGCAAACCCTCTAGAAGAGCTGCTAGACCTGCCTTATCATCTGCACCCAAAACCGTTGTCCCATCGGAGGTTACATAATCCTTCCCCACCCGTGGTTGTACACCAACACCGGGTTTTACGGTATCCATATGACAACTGAAAAGCACAGGTGTACCTTCCGTCCTACTACGGGCGATGATATTACCCGCCGCATGTCCTGTTCGAACCATGCTATCATCCTCATGGGCTATGAGTCCCAATTGCTCACAACGTTGTAGAAGGTAATCGCAAATGGCCCGCTCTTGTCCTGTTTCACTGTCAATTTGAACCAGGGTAATAAACTGATCCAACAAACGCTGCGGATTAATCATACCGACCCCTTTTTATGACAGAATATCGGATCTATTGCACACCATGTTGAATTTTGGAGCCATTCACACCCCACACTATCCTTATGTAGATCCCCGATCCGGTTGAAGAAAAACCCTCAGAAGGGTTACAATGGGAGCATCCCATCCATCATCCCCTTTATTCTTCCCGAAGGTGGTGAGTCTGCCATTGTGTCACCCCGTGTAATCAAAATCATTGTATGGTTCACAATCCTAGTTCTTGTGGTTAGTTATTATGTTTGATCATCGGTTCTGTTTAGCTGGGATCCATTCCGTCAAATCCGCGTTTTCTATCCACTACGGACAGTGGGAAGTGCCACGGAAATTTCCCATCGCGGTATCCCTTACTACCCGGAGAAATCCACCTTTTTACCCCCTCATACCCTTTGGCTACCACTCCATTCTCCCACAAGGAAGGAGGTGCTTCCGTTGGTACAACCTATGCTGGAAACAGGAACAACCCTGGTTCTAATTATCGTCACCATACTGAGCATCATGGGTACCCTCTACAATATCCGTACAGGAAACCGTGCAGGGGCCTTTCTCGGTGGAATGTTGACCCTAGGGATCATGGGAGTAACCGGTTTGGCAACTTTTACCTGGTTATTTCCTGATGTTCCACTCCCCTTCACCCAATGACCCCCCGGAAACCCAAAAGGGGAACACCCCTCTATCCTAAAGGAGCCCCATATACTTCCCGCATCGTCCCATCACACTCTGCTCGGGGACTATTGTATCAAACCCAACCCATACAAGAAAGACCCTACCGATACACTATCATGACTAGGAAACTTTCCCTATGCGGTAGAAGGGCTACCAGAGATCTTGCACAGTTCTTTCTTCGTTGGACTGTACTTACCCCATTGGGGGTGACTAACGACAGAAAGGACATTTTTTTATTTAAATAATTTTATATAATATCTTATATCTATAAATTTTATTTTTGTTCATATTTATTATTTCCATAATGTATGTGAAATTAGGAATTTATATGTCAAGAATGTCGCTTCCTCCGATCCCAAAGAATTGGGGACCTTCCCCCATGAAATTACATAAGTAATCATCTTCAGTTTATGAAAGATTAGGAAAGAAAATCCCTCTTGAGGTACCCGTCAAACGGATCGCTATGTGCATTATTATCAACCTATATATACAATTACTCCTTTATTATAATTTCATAAATTATATTTATGAAAACAAGGGTATCGATTGTGGATATCCTAATTTCTATATATTGTATAAGTAATTTTCCATATCAATAAAACAAGATTTTGGGTGGTAATTACTCCTATACGTAAGTAAATAAACGTAAATGAGAGAGGGTTATTCGCATCCCCATGGTATGAGAACATTCCCCACTCAAGAGTCTCCCTATTTTGGATCCCAAATTCCATTCTCTAAGATTTGTCCCCCAAAATATCCCCCGGGGAACACCCAAACCCCTTATCCTGGAACAGATTCTATAATCCCTATCGTTTTTTCACTATATAAACTTCCTAACACCAAAAAGCCAGCTCTTTTCCTCAGAGCAGGCCCCTATATCAAAAATCCTATTCTTTTGACTAAATTCCGAAACATTCTTGCGTCCCCACCACAAAAGAACCCCAAATTCAAATCGACTGTGTAGGCGAATAGGCTTCCAGGCGTTCCTTTACCGCATGCAGGAAAGCAGCAGCCCCAGATCCATCTAAGACGCGATGATCAATTGTTAGGGATAAATTCATGCGATCACGGATTGCGATCATATCATGATCCACCACAACAGGTACACGGCGAATAACCTCACAAGCCAACATGGCCGCCTGGGGTGGATTGAGGATAGAATGGGAAACCACCGATCCCAACGCGCCCGTGTTATTGAGAGTGAACGTCGCATCTTGCAAATCCTCAGGTGATAGCTTCCCTTGACGGGTGCGATCAATCAAACGCTG includes the following:
- the ltrA gene encoding group II intron reverse transcriptase/maturase, with amino-acid sequence MDQATSDRNPSRGDIRKQEVLDAWFQVKHNGGTYGIDKVSIAKFETKIKQNLYKIWNRMNAGSYFPPKVRRVEIPKPDGGKRPLGIPTIGDRIAQTVVRNRLEPLLEPRFVSDSYGCRPGKSALEAVDKNRRRCWKYAWGIDLDIKGFFDNIPHDLLIRALEHCGIDKRMLRYCERWLKAPVQLPDGTIEERTKGTPQGGVISPLLANLFLHYALDRWLQEHHPDIEFERYVDDVILHCENQAQAENLLKELQQRMAQCGLELHPRKTKIFYCKDGWKTGKHKGTSFDFLGFTFCPRQAVTRVGRRRFLGYNPAISRKSRKKIAKRGKEIRKHVRPDMELHEVAEMSNPILRGWVNYYGAFYPSHLRKALVRSFDDNVLAWWARKKYKKLGSRRKARRWIQYIRGKYGDLFAHWHVLEAKMGQ
- a CDS encoding transposase, with translation MASQRCNTIPNDYETEEIEQRETYLQNRLLSLVGTNQPSDIEFVFILLGLFFTEYASLYRKRYSGYHNTIGRPCIHILIPLIFYIIKEFLRCSDRMLIIQIPREGPLFKALGGKEGRPLMGERTLYESRNRLNVYEETEGYNVKEQFYSDFTQFLMGIVGMDPSIYRMDSTLIDSCIRKLSRNMLIFLVIRISVRTMAKLALPLPSEWEIFLQPDCGMADVNEAQAHSYRSLLLLPANHPTDKMKRRATLLEICLALKHFGNQYKEFQSAPVHILLQRVIGEQTEGVEQEGQKRLMVRSTSPSGSLQSPFDPDAQCRIKGKQLCRGYVCNLVEARDEVKRLSILTHVNTQGALHSDKDFGVDYISNHAPGDNKTLYFDGGYNCHEVREAAKERTIDIHPTDRMGRKENPSKKRVSGFKRGKDGKIHQCPGGKTPDSSTYQPGEKGKGKIVARFHEGTCGGCKFAEQCAAKPLKRGERVLRTTDQSYSTAEQRDKMEQPGYKEKGNRRAAVEGVCSSMKNRFQAAKMKVRGKTRVARAMMAKGSAYNLSQAVRYLQKKIRKIRIRSPITT
- a CDS encoding APC family permease, with the translated sequence MGWKSGLVAGAALQIDYILTCAVSVTSGTDAIIAALQPYFDLQPCRVPIASFFILFVMVLNLRGLRESGTIFAFPTYFFVTAMVVMVGSGFWQAMGDGEGVLPVPAPPDPHSTGVIWFLLLRAFASGCSALTGIEAVANATSTFHPPQSKRAARTLAILGLLLGSLLLGISLLVFSYRIIPESGGETTLLSQLNERIFGRGVVYYSIQAATALILILAANTAFSSFPVLSGIMAKDGFMPRIFALRGDRLNFSNGIIVLALAAIALVVLFRGDLHKLVPLYSIGVFLSFTLSQMGMVKRWYSLRPRGWLPRCFLNALGGIVTFVVLSICAITKFDQGAWLVLIFLPLLTLAFYRVRCHYDDVAEQLRLGPGEDAINPDEHLIIIPVSGINRVVRNTIAYVRSLSGQLVAVHISFDEEKGRELEKEWQNQYSDIRLVVIHSRYRSMINPLLRFVDHVSQSGGRNEGRKRKRRITVLVAEFIPVKWWHRILHNQSALLLRFFLLRYKDVVITTVPFRLKR
- a CDS encoding M20/M25/M40 family metallo-hydrolase; translated protein: MINPQRLLDQFITLVQIDSETGQERAICDYLLQRCEQLGLIAHEDDSMVRTGHAAGNIIARSRTEGTPVLFSCHMDTVKPGVGVQPRVGKDYVTSDGTTVLGADDKAGLAALLEGLQVWQEKGRTLPPLEIVLTVGEEAGLVGMRNIDSSCLRSPYGFVLDCDGDVGSIVVSAPAQAVLQTTIYGRSAHAGLMPEKGISAIRIASRAISHMRLGRIDAETTANIGRFQGGVASNIIPDHVEILAEARSCNEAKLNTQVDHMERIFVRTAATYGGEVAITVERPYASFNRTREEPVVLHATRAVRCIGRTPKYVRSGGASDANVLTSYRIPTVNLGIGYEDVHTTKERISLRELNKAAELVVALWETCEHYQE